A section of the Candidatus Omnitrophota bacterium genome encodes:
- a CDS encoding radical SAM protein: MQNNSFDFNLASKIKNKEAGIRDIRNRNGICEGLPAVLTIVDTTRCNLDCIMCVRNKGYLQTALRSFKRYSRRRDETVMNFNLFKKIASEMFPHISRVCLSVAGEPFINPNFPRQLELIESYKVWLDLFTNATLIPKDELLRRLVNRLSRMVVSIDGASKKTYESIRKGARFQEVIDNIKRLNTERMKIDKEIRPKLVFWFVLMRRNIEELPEYVRLAHSLGADGIGAAHVTIFKKSLEKESLVYHKQLANRYLKQARDLIDKLGLETFDFPPLFSQVPVSQDKVDTPMPNSPCKFLWREAVIELNGDVYPCCAPEKTGLLMGNVSKQSFREIWSGKRYQILRASFEDGYLYPPCKNCYQRLKDRTSDNSGIYFFENV; encoded by the coding sequence ATGCAGAATAATTCCTTCGACTTTAATTTAGCTTCAAAGATAAAGAACAAAGAGGCAGGCATAAGAGATATACGCAATAGGAATGGAATATGTGAAGGCTTGCCTGCGGTTTTAACCATCGTTGATACTACAAGATGTAATTTAGACTGCATAATGTGTGTAAGAAATAAAGGCTACTTACAAACTGCTTTAAGGTCTTTTAAGCGCTATAGTCGGCGTAGAGATGAGACTGTCATGAATTTTAATCTGTTTAAAAAAATAGCCAGCGAGATGTTTCCTCATATTAGCCGAGTTTGCTTAAGCGTAGCAGGGGAGCCTTTTATTAATCCAAATTTTCCTAGACAGCTAGAGCTAATTGAATCCTATAAGGTTTGGCTAGACCTCTTTACTAACGCTACTCTCATACCCAAGGATGAGCTTTTGAGGAGATTAGTTAATAGGCTATCGCGCATGGTAGTTTCTATTGATGGCGCCAGCAAGAAGACTTACGAGAGCATAAGAAAAGGAGCTAGATTCCAGGAGGTTATAGATAATATTAAGCGTCTTAATACAGAAAGAATGAAGATAGATAAAGAAATAAGGCCTAAGCTCGTCTTCTGGTTTGTATTGATGAGAAGGAATATCGAGGAATTGCCAGAATATGTGCGCTTAGCCCATAGCCTGGGGGCAGACGGGATAGGTGCGGCGCATGTTACTATATTCAAGAAAAGCTTAGAGAAAGAATCGTTGGTTTATCACAAACAGTTAGCCAACCGCTATTTAAAACAGGCAAGAGATTTAATTGACAAATTGGGCCTGGAGACTTTTGATTTTCCTCCTTTGTTTTCGCAGGTTCCTGTTTCGCAAGATAAAGTTGATACTCCAATGCCTAATTCGCCGTGCAAATTTCTCTGGAGAGAGGCGGTCATTGAATTAAATGGAGATGTTTATCCTTGTTGTGCTCCCGAGAAAACCGGTTTACTGATGGGAAATGTCAGCAAGCAATCTTTCAGAGAAATCTGGAGTGGTAAGCGCTATCAGATATTAAGGGCAAGTTTTGAGGATGGCTATTTATATCCACCTTGCAAGAATTGTTATCAACGATTAAAAGATCGTACCTCAGATAACAGCGGTATCTATTTTTTCGAAAACGTATAG